Genomic DNA from Gemmatimonadota bacterium:
TGGTCAGGGTGCTGGCGAGCAAAGGGTTCTCGTTGCCGTAGAGCTCGCGTTGCATTCGTAGCGCTTCCCGCGTGAGTGCTTCGCCCTCCTGGAGGTCACCCGTCCGGACCAGCGCCACGCTCAGGTTGTTGATGACGGCGGCGAGGCGGGGATGAGGATCGGGGAGACTGGCCCGCAGCATGGCCACGGCCTCGCGGTTGATGCGGATGGCCTCGTCCAGCCGGTTCCAGTCGATCAGCATGCTGGCGAGCATGGTCATGCGGACGGCCACGCGGGGGTGGTCCGGACCCAGGCGGGCTCGGTCCAGCTCGAGTGCCCGACGGAGCACCGAGTCCGCCTCCGCGAAGCGCGCCGCCCGATGAAGTGCGGCTCCCAGGTTGGAGAGCGTGGTGGCCAGCTCGGGGTCGTCGGGTGCCATCCCCACCTGGGCGAGCGCGAGGGCGTGGCGGTAGACGGTCTCGGCCTCGGCCTGTTGCCCCTGCACCTGCAGGGCGGTCCCCAGTCCGTTGAGCGTGAGCACACGCTCCCGCAGCATCGCGGCGGAGTCGCTGGCGAAGATCGAGTCCGCCGAGCGTAGGAGAGCCTCGGACTCGGCGGCCCGCCCCTTCTGCCAGTATGCTGTCGAAAGCTGACGGCGGATGGCGCCGGTCTCTCGGGCATCCAGGGCGGTGGTCTCCCGGGTGAGGGCTTCCGCGCGCTCCAACAGGGGGATGGCATCGTCCAGCTGACCAATCTCCATCTGGGCGCCGCCCAGACTGGTGAGCAGACGTGCCTGTACGCGCGGACGATCCGCCAGGTCGTCCATGACCTTGGCCGCGCCCTCCGCCAGAAAGGTGCGGATGCGCATGGTGTCCCGGCGCTCGGCGCCCAGGGCGAACGGGTCCGGGGCTCGGAACAACGTCTCCAGGAAGCTCGAGACCTCCACCGCCACGTCCCGCTCCTCGGCGATCGCGCGAGCTTGGGCGCGGCTCGTCGTCGCATAGCGGGCAGATACCACGGCCAGGGCGGCCAGGCTGGTGGCCAGCGCCAGGGACGCTCCCACCGCGGCGCGGTGTCGCTGAAGGAAGCGGATGGCCACGTAGCCGAAGGACTCCGGTCGGGCCTCCACCGGAAAGCCCTGCAGAAAGCGCCGGACATCGGTGGCCAGGTCGGCCACCGACGCGTAGCGTCGCTCGGGTTCCTTGCGCAGCGTCTTCAGGACGATGCAGTCCAGATCGCCCCGGATCTTTCCGGGAGCCACCGGAGGCTGCGCCAGATGCAGACGCTGTAGCCGCTCGGGATCGGTGGCCGCGGTCGCCGGAGGGAGCGGGTCGCGCTCGCAGATCGCACGATGCAGCTCGAGCGGCGAAACGAACTGATAGGGCCGCGAGCCTGTGAGCAGCTCATACAGGAGGATGCCCAGCGCATAGACGTCGGTGGCGATCGTGATGGGTTCGCCCAGGAACTGCTCGGGGGCCGCATGCTCGGGGGTGAGCAGCAGCAGATCGCCCGTGTTCGAGCCGGCCCAGGGATCGGCGTCCAGCAACTTCGCGATCCCGAAGTCCAACAGACGGACGTCGCCCTCCTCGGTCACCAGGATGTTGCTGGGCTTCAGATCTCGGTGCACCACCAGATTGGCATGGGCGAACTGGACGGCGTCGCATACCGTCAGGAACAAGCGCAGGCGTTCTCGTAGCGAAAGTGCGTGCTCCTGGGCATAGGTGGTGAGGGGCTTCCCCTCCACGTACTGCATGACCAGATAGGGGCGGGCGTCCTCCGTGACGCCGCCGTCCAGCAGCGTGGCGATATTCGGATGCTGCAGTCGGGCGAGGACCTGGCGTTCGGTCTGGAAGCGGCGGACCAACGTGGAGAGGTCGCGGTCCGGACGGATCAGCTTGATGGCGACGCGCTGTTCGTATTGATCGTCCGCGCGCCGAGCCAGGTACACCTCACCCATCCCGCCCCGTCCGAGCAGCGAATCGATGGCGAACGCGCCCACCCGGTCTCCCGGGGCACGCGGGGGCTCGAGCTCCGAGCTCCCACCGGCTTGGCGTCGCGCGCGGGTGGCTGCGTCGTGTCCGGCCAGCACACCCTCGATCTCCTGACGCAGCGCACGATCATCCCCGCAGGCGCGGTCCAGAAAGGCGGCGCGCTCCTCGGTGGGGACTTCGATCGCCTCGAAGAAGAGGTCGGCCAGCCGGTCCCAGGTTCCGGAGTCCATGCGTACGGTTTCCTATCGATCCAGCGGCCGCCGCTGGGCGGCGTAGCGTTCGGCGTCGGCGTCGCGCCCCAGCTCCCGATAGAGGCGGGAGAGCTGGTCGAGCAGGTGGTCCCACTGCTGCGCTTCCGATTCCTTGAGCGGCGCGTAGGCGGCGTATGCCTCCAGGAGAAGCCGTTCTGCCGCCTCGTGACGGCCCAGGTCCAACTCGCATTGCCCGGCCTTGCTGGCAACGTTGGCCGTGAGCGGGTGTTCGGGGCCCAGGGCCTGGCGGCGCAGGGCGAGGGCGGCCAGGTAGGCGTCTGCGGCTTCTCGGTGGCGCCCCAACAGGTGGAGGCTCACCCCGATATTCTGATCGGCGGTGGCCACCAGGGGGTGATCCGCCCCCAGGCCCGCCACCAGATTGGCGCGTGCCTCGCGCTTGAGGTCGAGGGCCTCCTCGCGCTTGCCCTGCGCGTCCAGCATGGCGGCCAGGTTGAGGAGTCCGCTCGCGACATCGGGGTGGGCGTCCCCGAGCAGCTGACGGCGGAGCTGGAGCGTTTCGCGGAGGATGCGCTCCGCCTCGTCGACGCGTTGTTGCTGATAATACGCGATCGCGAGGTTGCTCTGGGTCGTGATGGTCAGTGGGTGGGGCGACGGGAGCCGGGCCTGCAGAATGGCGACGGCCTCCTCGAACGCCGTGCCGGCCGCTGCGGGCTCATGACGGTCGAGGAGCAAGGCGCCCAGGTTGTTCAGGCTTCCCGCCACGCGGGGATGACCGCTGCCGCTGGCGGCGCGTTGCAGTGCCAGCGAGCGCCGCAGGAGTGGCTCCGCCTCGTCCAGACGGGCCTGCGCCTGCAGCGCCGTCGCCAGGGCCGAGAGGGCGTCGGCCAGGTCGGAGGGGGCCTCCTCGGCTCGGTGCTCGGCCAGTGCGAGCGCGGCGCGGTAGGCCTCCTCGGCCTCGTCGAAGCGACCCTGCGCTTGCAAAGCGTGACCGAGCGCGCCCCACGTCTTGAGGCGCTCGTCCGTTGCTCCGGAGCCGTCGCGCTCGAGAGACGTCAGCGCGGCACGGAGCAAGGGCTCCGCCGCCGCGGGTTCGCCCAGTCGCCAGAGCTCCACCGCCAGCGACCGCCGGGAGGAGGCGAGCTCGGCCGCTTCCGGCGTCAGCGACGCCTCTTGCAGCGCGACGGCCTCCTCGAGGAGGGAGCGGGCCGAGTCCGGACGCCCCAGGTCGGCGTATGCGCGACCCAGCGCCGTCAGGAGGCGGGCCTGCACGACGGGCTGTTGCCCCAGGTCTTCGCGCACCTTGCGTGTGCCCTCATCCAGGAGATCACGGACGCGTAGCGTGTCGCGCCGCTCGGCGCCGACCGCGAAGGGGTCGGGAGAGCGGAACAGCTCCTCGAGGAAGGTCGAGACCTGTTGGGCCACGTCGCGCTCGACCTGGATGGCCTCCTCCTGGGCGCGCGAGGTGACCGCGAAGCGCACCGAGACCAGGGCCAGCGCGGCGAGCGCCGCCGCGGTGGCGCCGCCTGCGGCGACCCCGAAGCGATGGCGGCGCAGAAACCGTCCCGCCACGTAGCGGAAGTCCTCCGGGCGCGCTTCCACCGGGTAGCCGCCCAGGAAGCGGCGCACGTCCTCTGCCAGCGCGCCAACGGTCCCGTAGCGACGGTCCGGGTCCTTGCGGATGGCCTTGAGCGCGATCGAGTCGAGGTCCCCCTGGATCCGTTCCGCTGAAACAGGGGAGCGCTCCAGCCCCGCCGCGGCGAGCCGACCGGCATCCGTGGCGGCCCGACTGGGGGGATCCGGGTCCTGCTCGCAGACGGCGCGGTGCAGCTCGAGCGGGGAAGAGAACTGGAACGGCCGCGACCCCGCCAGCAGCTCGTACAGGAGCACGCCGAGGGCGTAGACGTCGGTCGCCGTCGTCACCGCGCCGCCCAGGAACTGCTCGGGCGCGGCATGCTCCGGGGTGAGCAGAAAGAGGTCTTCCGTCGAGGAGTCGGCCCAGCGGTTCGCATCCAGCAGCTTGGCCACGCCGAAGTCGAGCAGTCGTACACTTCCGTCCGATGTCACCAGGATGTTGCTGGGCTTGAGGTCACGGTGCACGACGAGATTGGAGTGTGCGTATCGGACTGCCTCGCACACGCGGATGAAGAGGCGCAGGCGTTCCTCGAGGGCGAGTCC
This window encodes:
- a CDS encoding serine/threonine-protein kinase, with the protein product MDSGTWDRLADLFFEAIEVPTEERAAFLDRACGDDRALRQEIEGVLAGHDAATRARRQAGGSSELEPPRAPGDRVGAFAIDSLLGRGGMGEVYLARRADDQYEQRVAIKLIRPDRDLSTLVRRFQTERQVLARLQHPNIATLLDGGVTEDARPYLVMQYVEGKPLTTYAQEHALSLRERLRLFLTVCDAVQFAHANLVVHRDLKPSNILVTEEGDVRLLDFGIAKLLDADPWAGSNTGDLLLLTPEHAAPEQFLGEPITIATDVYALGILLYELLTGSRPYQFVSPLELHRAICERDPLPPATAATDPERLQRLHLAQPPVAPGKIRGDLDCIVLKTLRKEPERRYASVADLATDVRRFLQGFPVEARPESFGYVAIRFLQRHRAAVGASLALATSLAALAVVSARYATTSRAQARAIAEERDVAVEVSSFLETLFRAPDPFALGAERRDTMRIRTFLAEGAAKVMDDLADRPRVQARLLTSLGGAQMEIGQLDDAIPLLERAEALTRETTALDARETGAIRRQLSTAYWQKGRAAESEALLRSADSIFASDSAAMLRERVLTLNGLGTALQVQGQQAEAETVYRHALALAQVGMAPDDPELATTLSNLGAALHRAARFAEADSVLRRALELDRARLGPDHPRVAVRMTMLASMLIDWNRLDEAIRINREAVAMLRASLPDPHPRLAAVINNLSVALVRTGDLQEGEALTREALRMQRELYGNENPLLASTLTNLGVILDMQGRREEAIALHRESLGLIEAAAGPDHPQAAYSHNNIGMSFHALGRHREALAEFERTLSIRQQKIGADHPLTANAEYKVGGCLMDLGRFAEAEPHLLESLRVFEPLRAQEAESWNQLLGQLVRYYRASGKPAEAERYAALRTPPSS
- a CDS encoding serine/threonine-protein kinase, whose translation is MQRETWESGEDSSAPAGTRIGAWRLEGRIGSGGMGEVYLARRADAQYEQVAAVKVMRAGRDSAELARRFKTERQILARLQHPDIATLLDGGVTDAGQPYLVMQYVDGLPITAYAQEHGLALEERLRLFIRVCEAVRYAHSNLVVHRDLKPSNILVTSDGSVRLLDFGVAKLLDANRWADSSTEDLFLLTPEHAAPEQFLGGAVTTATDVYALGVLLYELLAGSRPFQFSSPLELHRAVCEQDPDPPSRAATDAGRLAAAGLERSPVSAERIQGDLDSIALKAIRKDPDRRYGTVGALAEDVRRFLGGYPVEARPEDFRYVAGRFLRRHRFGVAAGGATAAALAALALVSVRFAVTSRAQEEAIQVERDVAQQVSTFLEELFRSPDPFAVGAERRDTLRVRDLLDEGTRKVREDLGQQPVVQARLLTALGRAYADLGRPDSARSLLEEAVALQEASLTPEAAELASSRRSLAVELWRLGEPAAAEPLLRAALTSLERDGSGATDERLKTWGALGHALQAQGRFDEAEEAYRAALALAEHRAEEAPSDLADALSALATALQAQARLDEAEPLLRRSLALQRAASGSGHPRVAGSLNNLGALLLDRHEPAAAGTAFEEAVAILQARLPSPHPLTITTQSNLAIAYYQQQRVDEAERILRETLQLRRQLLGDAHPDVASGLLNLAAMLDAQGKREEALDLKREARANLVAGLGADHPLVATADQNIGVSLHLLGRHREAADAYLAALALRRQALGPEHPLTANVASKAGQCELDLGRHEAAERLLLEAYAAYAPLKESEAQQWDHLLDQLSRLYRELGRDADAERYAAQRRPLDR